Proteins from a genomic interval of Phalacrocorax aristotelis chromosome 3, bGulAri2.1, whole genome shotgun sequence:
- the DRC5 gene encoding dynein regulatory complex subunit 5, giving the protein MQQPAARGRSTATPSLYPFQDRFAAGLNYTHRIIEDPEWTLATVPHLTELCLQNIVHNFKKNPILDRLLPEHQRKVLDRLSTGLPLAVTANLISDEDYWKRCCIERWQVCDISNYGDSWKRMFFERHLENLLKCFIPNTTDPNQVLELIPLCKDYVRKLEVDQFLPPVQEDQKEERDDLSVTGSDFGFGEVSMHHYDLGDLITALPHLEELHLTYGVKDCGMNFEWNLFNFTHQDCSNLAVAVKMCHNLKVFKLTRSKVDDDKTRLLVHNLLDHPCLVELNLSHNLIRDKGAQAVGKLINHSRLETLDLCNNQIHHLGAQALAQALAENSTLTSLNLRLNCVEDKGGEAIGRALLTNTTVKSIHLGSNNLSEPTAMLFSQVLAQNTTLTSINFSCNHLGLDGGKQLLDGLADNKALTEFDLRLAEVGQETEYLIHQIVRANQEAARLGSLQQPPAKTL; this is encoded by the exons atgcagcagccagcagcccgTGGCAGGAGCACAGCCACTCCCTCGCTGTATCCATTCCAGGACAGATTTGCTGCTGGCTTGAACTATACACACCGCATCATTGAGGATCCTGAGTGGACCCTTGCCACTGTCCCCCATCTCACTGAGCTCTGCCTCCAGAACATTGTTCACAATTTCAAAA AGAACCCTATTTTGGACCGTCTTCTGCCTGAGCACCAAAGGAAGGTGCTGGACAGGCTATCCACTGGCCTTCCACTTGCTGTGACTGCCAACCTTATAAGTGATGAGGACTACTGGAAGAGATGCTGCATTGAGCGCTGGCAAGTGTGTGACATCTCCAACTATGGAGACAGTTGGAAACGGATGTTCTTTGAACGTCACCTGGAGAACCTCCTGAAATGTTTCATCCCTAACACCACAGACCCCAACCAGGTGCTAGAACTCATCCCCCTCTGCAAAGACTATGTGCGGAAACTGGAGGTTGATCAGTTCCTGCCACCAGTGCAGGAGGATcaaaaggaggagagggatgACCTCTCTGTTACAGGGAGTGATTTTGGATTTGGCGAGGTCTCAATGCATCACTATGACCTGGGAGACCTCATTACTGCTCTCCCTCACCTTGAAGAGCTTCATCTCACTTACGGCGTAAAGGACTGTGGCATGAACTTTGAGTGGAACCTCTTTAACTTCACCCACCAGGACTGCAGCAACCTGGCTGTCGCTGTGAAGATGTGCCACAACTTGAAA GTTTTCAAGCTGACACGAAGCAAAGTGGATGATGACAAGACCAGGCTGCTGGTCCATAACTTGCTGGATCACCCCTGCTTGGTGGAGCTGAACTTGTCCCACAATCTCATCAGGGACAAGGGGGCACAAGCTGTTGGCAAGCTGATCAACCACAGCAGATTAGAAACCCTCGATCTATGTAACAACCAGATCCATCACCTGGGGGCTCAGGCTCTTGCTCAAGCCCTGGCTGAGAACTCCACCCTGACCTCCCTGAATCTGCGCCTCAACTGCGTGGAGGACAAAGGCGGGGAGGCGATCGGCCGTGCCCTGCTGACCAATACCACCGTGAAGTCCATCCATCTGGGAAGTAATAACCTGTCAGAGCCAACTGCTATGCTTTTCTCCCAGGTCCTGGCTCAGAACACCACCCTGACAAGTATCAACTTCTCATGCAACCATCTGGGGCTG GATGGTGGGAAGCAGCTGCTTGACGGGCTGGCAGATAACAAGGCTTTGACTGAGTTTGACCTCCGCCTGGCAGAGGTGGGCCAGGAGACCGAGTACCTCATTCACCAAATTGTGCGGGCCAACCAAGAAGCTGCGAGGCTGGGGTCTCTGCAGCAGCCCCCCGCCAAAACCCTCTGA